A single Nicotiana tabacum cultivar K326 chromosome 5, ASM71507v2, whole genome shotgun sequence DNA region contains:
- the LOC107818161 gene encoding putative glycosyltransferase At5g03795 → MRAWSSTSLKLLWFILPLLLIAGFVVVTGPQGSIYNWLSTSHYLYSSSTSTLKDEAPNVTLSSVAPKRYSKLEKLEAGLAKARATILRENNNWNNQTEDEYIPHGPMYLNATAFHRSYLEMEKNFKVYVYKEGEPPVFHFGPCKHTYAIEGYFIHAMEISKFRTSDPNKAHVYFLPMSVTMLTQFVYVRDSHEWRLMKNIALDYVNIVSNKYPFWNRSLGADHFILACHDWGPEISFAIPYLYKNSIRALCNANTSEKFNPTKDVSIPEIHLPYGTTKGLLGGPPPSERPVLVFFAGGLHGPIRPILLQHWENKDEDVQIHKYLPKGISYYDMIKKSKYCICPSGYEVASPRMVEGLYMGCVPVLIKDNYVIPFSDVLDWTTFSVLIPVKDIPNLKKILLDIPQEKYLEMQKRGIQMRRHFEVNSPPKRYDVFHMILHSIWLRRLNVRIRHVDES, encoded by the exons atgagggcATGGTCATCAACTTCTTTAAAGCTTTTATGGTTTATTTTGCCATTGCTTTTGATCGCTGGTTTTGTTGTTGTCACTGGTCCACAGGGTTCTATTTATAATTGGCTATCAACTTCTCACTATTTATATAGTTCTTCAACTTCAACACTG AAGGATGAGGCCCCAAATGTTACTTTGAGCTCAGTCGCACCAAAAAGATACAGCAAATTAGAGAAATTGGAAGCAGGTCTTGCAAAAGCTCGAGCTACAATATTAAGAGAAAACAATAATTGGAATAATCAGACAGAAGATGAATATATACCTCATGGTCCTATGTACTTAAATGCTACTGCCTTCCACAG GAGCTATTTGGAGATGGAAAAAAATTTCAAGGTATATGTGTACAAAGAAGGGGAACCTCCAGTATTTCATTTTGGTCCATGCAAACATACATATGCTATTGAGGGTTACTTCATTCATGCAATGGAAATCAGCAAATTCAGAACTTCAGATCCAAACAAAGCTCATGTGTATTTCCTCCCAATGAGTGTTACAATGTTAACACAATTCGTTTATGTGCGTGATTCCCATGAATGGCGTCTTATGAAAAACATTGCCCTCGACTATGTCAATATCGTTTCCAACAAGTATCCTTTTTGGAATCGAAGCCTTGGAGCAGATCATTTCATCCTTGCTTGTCATGATTGG GGGCCTGAAATTTCTTTTGCTATTCCATACTTATACAAGAACTCAATTAGAGCTCTATGCAATGCCAATACCTCAGAAAAATTTAATCCAACAAAAGATGTCTCAATTCCAGAAATCCATCTCCCTTATGGCACAACTAAAGGCCTATTAGGCGGTCCGCCGCCGTCGGAACGGCCGGTTCTGGTATTTTTCGCCGGAGGACTACATGGTCCAATTAGGCCAATTCTTTTACAACATTGGGAAAATAAGGATGAAGATGTTCAAATTCATAAATACCTACCAAAGGGTATTTCATATTATGATATGATAAAAAAGAGCAAATATTGTATATGTCCAAGTGGATATGAAGTTGCTAGTCCAAGAATGGTTGAAGGACTTTATATGGGATGTGTTCCTGTCCTTATAAAAGATAATTATGTTATCCCTTTTAGTGATGTTCTTGATTGGACTACATTTTCTGTTTTAATTCCTGTTAAGGATATTCCCAACCTCAAGAAAATTCTATTGGATATTCCTCAAGAGAAGTATTTAGAAATGCAGAAGAGAGGGATTCAAATGAGGAGGCATTTTGAGGTTAATTCTCCGCCAAAAAGATATGATGTTTttcatatgattcttcattcaatTTGGCTTAGAAGATTAAATGTCCGAATTCGCCATGTGGATGAATCTTGA
- the LOC107818180 gene encoding threonine dehydratase 1 biosynthetic, chloroplastic-like isoform X1, giving the protein MEFLHFTAVKSLNSCLRPDLTAKTSPIVPTNAVKTRKINRSAFIRAKAVEILSSPVAAPEPLQDSPAPSVPLLRVSPSSLQCEPGFLIPNSPVLGTGGKLGYEYLTNILSSKVYDVAYETPLQNAPKLSERLGVNVWLKREDLQPVFSFKLRGAYNMMAKLSKEQLERGVICSSAGNHAQGVALAAQRLGCNAVIAMPVTTPDIKWKSVKRLGATVVLVGDAYDEAQAYAKARAEAEGRTFIPPFDHPDVIIGQGTVGMEINRQLKENIHAVFVPVGGGGLIAGIAAYLKRVAPDIKIIGVEPLDANAMALSLQHGQRVMLDQVGGFADGVAVKVVGEETYRLCKELIDGVVLVGRDAICASIKDMFEEKRSILEPAGALALAGAEAYCKYYGLKGENIVAITSGANMNFDRLRLVTELADVGRQREAVLATFMAEEPGSFKKFSEMVGPMNITEFKYRYNSGKEKALVLYSVGLHTKLELEEMVERMKYGNLQTINLTDNDLVKDHLRHLMGGRTNVLNELLCRFTFPEKPGALMKFLDAFSPRWNISLFHYRAQGDTGANVLVGIQVPQAEVDEFQGRADSLGYEYAVESLNEAFQLIMQ; this is encoded by the exons ATGGAGTTTCTTCATTTTACCGCTGTAAAGTCATTGAATTCCTGCCTCCGCCCGGACTTAACGGCTAAAACCTCCCCCATTGTTCCTACTAATGCCGTGAAAACGAGAAAAATCAATAGGAGTGCATTTATACGTGCTAAGGCGGTGGAGATCTTGTCATCTCCAGTTGCGGCACCGGAGCCGTTACAGGATTCACCGGCTCCTTCGGTTCCGTTGCTACGAGTTTCGCCGAGCTCGTTGCAGTGCGAACCGGGATTCTTAATACCGAATAGTCCGGTTTTAGGTACCGGTGGTAAGCTTGGTTACGAGTATTTGACGAACATCTTGTCGTCTAAAGTGTATGACGTGGCTTATGAGACTCCTTTGCAGAACGCGCCTAAACTGTCAGAGAGATTGGGAGTTAATGTGTGGCTCAAAAGAGAGGATCTTCAGCCG GTCTTCTCGTTCAAGCTCAGAGGAGCTTACAATATGATGGCAAAACTTTCTAAGGAGCAGTTGGAAAGAGGGGTTATATGCTCATCAGCTGGAAATCATGCACAAGGTGTTGCATTAGCCGCTCAGAGACTTGGCTGCAATGCTGTGATTGCCATGCCTGTTACTACACCAGACATTAAA TGGAAATCAGTTAAGAGATTGGGTGCTACTGTTGTCCTAGTGGGAGACGCATATGATGAAGCTCAAGCATACGCAAAAGCGCGGGCCGAAGCTGAAGGCCGTACATTCATCCCTCCTTTTGATCACCCTGATGTCATCATAGGACAAGGTACAGTTGGAATGGAGATAAATCGACAGCTTAAAGAAAACATTCATGCAGTCTTTGTGCCTGTTGGGGGAGGGGGTCTTATAGCTGGTATTGCTGCCTATTTGAAAAGGGTTGCCCCTGATATAAAAATTATTGGAGTTGAGCCACTTGATGCAAATGCAATGGCATTATCATTACAGCATGGTCAAAGGGTAATGCTGGACCAAGTTGGGGGTTTCGCAGATGGTGTAGCTGTTAAAGTGGTTGGTGAAGAAACTTATCGTCTCTGCAAGGAATTAATAGATGGCGTGGTCCTTGTTGGTCGTGATGCTATATGTGCATCTATAAAG GACATGTTTGAAGAGAAAAGAAGCATACTAGAGCCTGCAGGTGCACTTGCTCTTGCTGGAGCTGAGGCATACTGCAAGTACTATGGCCTCAAGGGTGAAAACATAGTAGCAATAACTAGTGGAGCCAACATGAACTTTGACAGACTTAGATTGGTAACCGAACTCGCAGATGTCGGTAGACAACGGGAAGCTGTTCTTGCTACTTTTATGGCAGAAGAGCCAGGTAGCTTCAAGAAGTTCTCTGAAATGGTAG GGCCAATGAATATCACTGAATTCAAGTACAGATACAATTCTGGGAAAGAAAAAGCTCTTGTGCTTTACAG TGTTGGTCTTCACACAAAATTAGAACTTGAAGAAATGGTGGAGAGGATGAAATATGGAAATCTGCAAACCATTAATCTTACAGATAATGACTTGGTCAAAGATCATCTAAGGCATTTG ATGGGTGGCAGAACAAATGTCCTCAATGAGCTTCTGTGTCGATTCACTTTTCCTGAGAAGCCCGGTGCGTTGATGAAGTTTTTAGATGCTTTCAGCCCACGTTGGAATATAAGTTTGTTTCATTACCGTGCACAG GGAGATACTGGTGCAAATGTGCTAGTCGGCATCCAAGTTCCACAGGCTGAGGTCGATGAGTTCCAGGGACGGGCTGACAGTCTTGGTTATGAATATGCAGTGGAGAGTCTCAATGAGGCTTTCCAGCTCATAATGCAGTGA
- the LOC107818180 gene encoding threonine dehydratase 1 biosynthetic, chloroplastic-like isoform X2 — MEFLHFTAVKSLNSCLRPDLTAKTSPIVPTNAVKTRKINRSAFIRAKAVEILSSPVAAPEPLQDSPAPSVPLLRVSPSSLQCEPGFLIPNSPVLGTGGKLGYEYLTNILSSKVYDVAYETPLQNAPKLSERLGVNVWLKREDLQPVFSFKLRGAYNMMAKLSKEQLERGVICSSAGNHAQGVALAAQRLGCNAVIAMPVTTPDIKWKSVKRLGATVVLVGDAYDEAQAYAKARAEAEGRTFIPPFDHPDVIIGQGTVGMEINRQLKENIHAVFVPVGGGGLIAGIAAYLKRVAPDIKIIGVEPLDANAMALSLQHGQRVMLDQVGGFADGVAVKVVGEETYRLCKELIDGVVLVGRDAICASIKDMFEEKRSILEPAGALALAGAEAYCKYYGLKGENIVAITSGANMNFDRLRLVTELADVGRQREAVLATFMAEEPGSFKKFSEMVGPMNITEFKYRYNSGKEKALVLYSVGLHTKLELEEMVERMKYGNLQTINLTDNDLVKDHLRHLMGGRTNVLNELLCRFTFPEKPGALMKFLDAFSPRWNISLFHYRAQGDTGANVLVGIQVPQAEVDEFQGRADSLGYEYAVESLNEAFQLIMQ; from the exons ATGGAGTTTCTTCATTTTACCGCTGTAAAGTCATTGAATTCCTGCCTCCGCCCGGACTTAACGGCTAAAACCTCCCCCATTGTTCCTACTAATGCCGTGAAAACGAGAAAAATCAATAGGAGTGCATTTATACGTGCTAAGGCGGTGGAGATCTTGTCATCTCCAGTTGCGGCACCGGAGCCGTTACAGGATTCACCGGCTCCTTCGGTTCCGTTGCTACGAGTTTCGCCGAGCTCGTTGCAGTGCGAACCGGGATTCTTAATACCGAATAGTCCGGTTTTAGGTACCGGTGGTAAGCTTGGTTACGAGTATTTGACGAACATCTTGTCGTCTAAAGTGTATGACGTGGCTTATGAGACTCCTTTGCAGAACGCGCCTAAACTGTCAGAGAGATTGGGAGTTAATGTGTGGCTCAAAAGAGAGGATCTTCAGCCG GTCTTCTCGTTCAAGCTCAGAGGAGCTTACAATATGATGGCAAAACTTTCTAAGGAGCAGTTGGAAAGAGGGGTTATATGCTCATCAGCTGGAAATCATGCACAAGGTGTTGCATTAGCCGCTCAGAGACTTGGCTGCAATGCTGTGATTGCCATGCCTGTTACTACACCAGACATTAAA TGGAAATCAGTTAAGAGATTGGGTGCTACTGTTGTCCTAGTGGGAGACGCATATGATGAAGCTCAAGCATACGCAAAAGCGCGGGCCGAAGCTGAAGGCCGTACATTCATCCCTCCTTTTGATCACCCTGATGTCATCATAGGACAAGGTACAGTTGGAATGGAGATAAATCGACAGCTTAAAGAAAACATTCATGCAGTCTTTGTGCCTGTTGGGGGAGGGGGTCTTATAGCTGGTATTGCTGCCTATTTGAAAAGGGTTGCCCCTGATATAAAAATTATTGGAGTTGAGCCACTTGATGCAAATGCAATGGCATTATCATTACAGCATGGTCAAAGGGTAATGCTGGACCAAGTTGGGGGTTTCGCAGATGGTGTAGCTGTTAAAGTGGTTGGTGAAGAAACTTATCGTCTCTGCAAGGAATTAATAGATGGCGTGGTCCTTGTTGGTCGTGATGCTATATGTGCATCTATAAAG GACATGTTTGAAGAGAAAAGAAGCATACTAGAGCCTGCAGGTGCACTTGCTCTTGCTGGAGCTGAGGCATACTGCAAGTACTATGGCCTCAAGGGTGAAAACATAGTAGCAATAACTAGTGGAGCCAACATGAACTTTGACAGACTTAGATTGGTAACCGAACTCGCAGATGTCGGTAGACAACGGGAAGCTGTTCTTGCTACTTTTATGGCAGAAGAGCCAGGTAGCTTCAAGAAGTTCTCTGAAATG GTAGGGCCAATGAATATCACTGAATTCAAGTACAGATACAATTCTGGGAAAGAAAAAGCTCTTGTGCTTTACAG TGTTGGTCTTCACACAAAATTAGAACTTGAAGAAATGGTGGAGAGGATGAAATATGGAAATCTGCAAACCATTAATCTTACAGATAATGACTTGGTCAAAGATCATCTAAGGCATTTG ATGGGTGGCAGAACAAATGTCCTCAATGAGCTTCTGTGTCGATTCACTTTTCCTGAGAAGCCCGGTGCGTTGATGAAGTTTTTAGATGCTTTCAGCCCACGTTGGAATATAAGTTTGTTTCATTACCGTGCACAG GGAGATACTGGTGCAAATGTGCTAGTCGGCATCCAAGTTCCACAGGCTGAGGTCGATGAGTTCCAGGGACGGGCTGACAGTCTTGGTTATGAATATGCAGTGGAGAGTCTCAATGAGGCTTTCCAGCTCATAATGCAGTGA